The genomic DNA TGCGTCTGCCTCTTGCTGCATTCGCTGCCGCCGTCTTCGCTGCCAGCGCCTTCGCGGCCGATCCCGCGCCGCAGGCCACCTCGCCCGCCAACCCGATCGGCGGCAAGGCAGCCGCCGCCAAGGCCGCGCCGGGCGAGCCGCGGCTCATCGCGTGGGAAGAGCTGGTGCCCAAGGACTGGGATCCGATGAAGGCGTTGAAGGGCATGGACCTGAGCCAGCTCGACGACAGCGACCCGCGCGCCAACGACCTGCTCATGAAACTGCAGGAAGCCTCGAACAACGCGCCGACCAACCCGGCGATGAACGGCGTCGACATCAGGATCCCGGGCTTCGTCGTGCCGCTCGAAGAGGACAAGGGCGAGGTCACCGAGTTCCTGCTGGTGCCCTACTTCGGCGCCTGCATCCACACGCCGCCGCCGCCCGCCAACCAGATCCTGCACGTGCGCGCGCAGGGCGCGAAGTTCCGCGCCATGGACACTGTCTGGGTCACCGGCCGGCTGCAGACCCAGCGCAACGATTCGATGATGGGCGTGAGCGGCTACGACATCAGCGCCAAGAGCGTCACCAGGTACACCGGCGGCGCGAAGTAGAAAAGAAAGCCTCGCGCTCAGCGGCGCGGCGGCGCCACGCGTTCGGGCCGCACGCCCACACCCACGGCATACGCGGGCACGCCCTGCAGGATCGGAAATCGCTGCATCAGCCGCAGCGGCCACGGCACGCCGAAGGGCTGTGCGCGCGCGCCGCTCTGCAGCACCGGCGTGAGCAGCCGATCCTGGATGGCGACCTGCACCCATTGCGTGACGCGCGTGGGCAGCAGCCGCCGCGCCTGCACGCGCGCGAGCAGCGGGGTGATGGCCTCGGCGCCGACGCCCGGATCCGCCAGTGCGTCGCGCAGCAGGTTGGCCGTGGCCACCGCATCCTGCACCGCGAGGTTGATGCCGACGCCGCCCACCGGCGACATCGCATGCGCCGCGTCGCCGATGCACAGCAGCCCCGGCTTCCACCATTGCTCGAGGCGATCGACCGTGACGCTGAGCAGCTTGACGTCGTCCCAGCTCGCGATACGGTCGACGCGATCGGCCAGGAAGGGTGCGGCCGCCGCCACATCGGCGCGAAAGGCCTCGAGCCCGCGCGCCTGGATCGCCGCGATGCCGCCCTTGGCGATGACGTAGGCGCATTGCCAGTAGGTATCGCGGCCGATGGTCGCCATGAAGTGACCGGCGTCGATGAAGCCGCCCGAATCGGCCGGATCGCCGGGTGCCCGCGGCAGACGCATCCACAGCACGTCGATCGGCGCGCCGATGTCGCGCACCTTCAAGCCGGCCGCGGCGCGCATCGCCGAATGCCGCCCGTCGGCCGCCACCACCAGATCGGCCGCGATGTGCTGCAGGCCTTGCGGCGTGCGCACCTGGACGCCGGTGACGCGGCCGTCGCGCTCGCTCAGGCTGGTCGCCTCGGCGTTCATCCGCAAATGGAAGCCCGGGCAGCGCCTGGCCTCGTCCTGAAGGAAATCGAGGAAGTCCCATTGCGGCATCAGCGCGATGAAGCGGCAGGCGGTGGACAGCCGCGTGAAGTCGGCCAGCCGCACGCGCTGGCCCGACACCGTCGCGTAGAGCTGGCGCGCCTCGTCGTGCGGCCGCGCGAGGAAGGCATCGAGCAGGCCGAGGTCGGCCATCACATCGAGCGTCGACGGATGCACCGTGTCGCCGCGGAAATCGCGCAGGAAATCGCCGTGCTTCTCGAGCACGATCACCTCGACGCCGGCGCGCGCGAGCAGGAGGCCGAGCATCATGCCCGCCGGGCCGCCACCGGCGATGCAGCAGCGCGCCGACAGCGGCGGCACCGAAGCGTCGGGCGAGGATGTGGGGGGAGTCGGGGACGGGTTCACGAGATGCGCCATGACACGGGCATGTGCCTATGATGGCGCGGACCGGGTTTCATTCCAAGGAGCGCGCCATGTCCACCCATGTCTACAAGCTGATCGAGCTCACCGGCTCTTCGCCCACCAGCAGCGACGACGCGGTCCAGCGCGCCATCGCGAAGGCCAGCGAATCGGTGCGCAACATCCAGTGGTTCGAGGTGACTGAGACCCGCGGGCATGTGGTCGAAGGCAAGATCGCGCACTGGCAGGTGACGATCAAGGTCGGGTTCACGCTCGAAGCCTGAAGGCGCGCACGCCGGGCGCGGCGCGGGCACTCAGTCGGGCGCCTGCATCACGCGGTCGTGGTCCTCGTCGGCCGGCACGTGGTCGGCGTCGAGGTCGCTCGCGTCGGTGAGGTCGATGCCGGTTTCCTCGGAGAGCTCGTCCGTGGTCTCGGCTTCGGCCTCGACTTCGGCCTCGTCGGCATCGGGTGAATCGAAGCCGTCGCCGAGCAGGGCGTCATCGGATTCGTCGTCCGGCGGTTCGCCGGTACGAAGGGTGGGATCGACGCGGATCATTTCGAGCTCCTTTGCTGCATCTCTGGTCTGGCCCCAGTGTGGGCCCGTTCCCCGAACGGTGCTTCAGCCGCCGGGCAACAAGCGTGTCAGAAAGTGCCCCGTGTGTCCAATCAATGCCTGGCCTTGCCGTCCGCCTGCGTCGAAGCCGGCGCGCCATGCCCGTGTTCGTGCCCGTCCTCGCCCTCGTGCGAGAGCCGGCTCACCACCGTCACGAGCACGATGCCGGCCACGAGCCAGACGATCTGCAGTGCGGTCTGGCGCGCAGGCAGGCGTTTTTGCAGCTGCGGGATGAGGTCGGCCAGCGCGACATAGACGAAGCTGCTGCCGGCCAGCACCAGGAAATACGGCAGCAGGCCGTGGAGCCGGTCGACCAGCCACCAGCCGACCACGCCACCCAGCGCCGTCATGGTGCCGGCGAGCGACACCTTGATCAGCGCGGCGCGCGGGTTGGGCGAGCTCTGGCGCAGCACCACCAGATCGCCGATGTGATGCGGCACCTCGTGCGCCAGCACGGCCAGCGCCGCCACCAGCCCCAGGCGCAGGTCGGCGATGAAGGCCGAGGCGATCAGGATGCCGTCGCCGAAGCAGTGCACGCTGTCGCCCGTCAGCACCGCCCAGCCGCCGCTCTTGCGCGGTGCCGCATGCGCATGCGAATGACCGTGTTCGTGGTCATGGTCATGGCCCGCATGGGCGTCGGGCGCCTCGCCATGATGGTGCTCATGCCCGTGGTGCCAGAGCTCGGCCTTGTCGAGCAGGAAGAAGAACACCAGCCCGAACAGCAGCACGCCGAAGAGCAGGCCCGGCTCGATGCCGCTTTCGAAGGCCTCGGGCAGCAGGTGCATGAACGCGGTCGCCAGCAGGGCGCCGGCCGCCAGGCTCAGCAGATGCTGCGGGTTCACGCCGCCGGCGCCCTCGCCGCGCACGCCGGCGCGCAGCAGCAGCGCCGCGATCCAGACACTGCCGATGCCGGCGAACAGGGTGGCGACGAGGATGGCTAACAGATTCATGACGGCTCGGATGACATGACAAAAAACAAAGCCGCCCTTCGGACGGCTTTCGATGGAAAGCGGCTTGCGGCGCCAGGCCACCCGCTGGCCTTGGACCAGGCCCAGCGGCTTTCATCTTATCAACCGTGTCAAGAGGATCTTGCGTAGGCCCGGGCCGCGAGCGCCGATGCGAGCACCACGGCCGGATCGATCAACCGCAATCCCGACACCGCCGGCACGCCCTGGAGCCCGAGCGGAATCTCGGTGCAGCCCATGACGATCGCCGCCGGCCCGTGGCGCTCCGCCAGGCGCAGCGCGACCTCGGCGAAGCAGGCTTGCGCGAGGCGCATATCGCCTGTCTTGACGCCGTCATAGATGCCGCGCATCAAGGTCTGCCGCTCATCGGCCAGCGGCAGATGGCAGGCCAGCCCCGCGCCGGCCAGGGCCTGTTCGTAGAGGCCCACGCGGTAGGTGCCTTCGGTCGCCATCAGCGCGACCTCGCGCACGCCTTGCGCGGCCAGGTGCGACGACACCTCGCGCGCGACGTGCAGCACCTCGATCTGCGGAAAGCGTTCCTGCAGCGTGGCGTGCCATGCATGCGCCGTGTTGCACGCGATCGCCACCGCCTTGCTGCCCAGCGCCGCCAGCCGGCCCAGCGCCTGCAGCATCGGCTCCAGCGGCTGATGCGCGCCCAGCGTCTCGGCCGATTCGAGCGCGCCGCTGCGGTCCGGCACCGGCACCTGCGCGAGCCAGTGCTCGGGAAAGGACTGGTCCCGCACCGCCTCGCCCCGATCGCGCAGGTGGCGCGCACAGGCCTCCACGAACAGCCGCACGAAGTCCGCGCCCGCAGCCGGCCCCATGCCGC from Variovorax sp. PBL-E5 includes the following:
- a CDS encoding dodecin, with protein sequence MSTHVYKLIELTGSSPTSSDDAVQRAIAKASESVRNIQWFEVTETRGHVVEGKIAHWQVTIKVGFTLEA
- a CDS encoding aspartate/glutamate racemase family protein, giving the protein MGVTQVVGILGGMGPAAGADFVRLFVEACARHLRDRGEAVRDQSFPEHWLAQVPVPDRSGALESAETLGAHQPLEPMLQALGRLAALGSKAVAIACNTAHAWHATLQERFPQIEVLHVAREVSSHLAAQGVREVALMATEGTYRVGLYEQALAGAGLACHLPLADERQTLMRGIYDGVKTGDMRLAQACFAEVALRLAERHGPAAIVMGCTEIPLGLQGVPAVSGLRLIDPAVVLASALAARAYARSS
- a CDS encoding DUF3299 domain-containing protein; the encoded protein is MTLRLPLAAFAAAVFAASAFAADPAPQATSPANPIGGKAAAAKAAPGEPRLIAWEELVPKDWDPMKALKGMDLSQLDDSDPRANDLLMKLQEASNNAPTNPAMNGVDIRIPGFVVPLEEDKGEVTEFLLVPYFGACIHTPPPPANQILHVRAQGAKFRAMDTVWVTGRLQTQRNDSMMGVSGYDISAKSVTRYTGGAK
- a CDS encoding FAD-dependent oxidoreductase is translated as MNPSPTPPTSSPDASVPPLSARCCIAGGGPAGMMLGLLLARAGVEVIVLEKHGDFLRDFRGDTVHPSTLDVMADLGLLDAFLARPHDEARQLYATVSGQRVRLADFTRLSTACRFIALMPQWDFLDFLQDEARRCPGFHLRMNAEATSLSERDGRVTGVQVRTPQGLQHIAADLVVAADGRHSAMRAAAGLKVRDIGAPIDVLWMRLPRAPGDPADSGGFIDAGHFMATIGRDTYWQCAYVIAKGGIAAIQARGLEAFRADVAAAAPFLADRVDRIASWDDVKLLSVTVDRLEQWWKPGLLCIGDAAHAMSPVGGVGINLAVQDAVATANLLRDALADPGVGAEAITPLLARVQARRLLPTRVTQWVQVAIQDRLLTPVLQSGARAQPFGVPWPLRLMQRFPILQGVPAYAVGVGVRPERVAPPRR
- a CDS encoding ZIP family metal transporter → MNLLAILVATLFAGIGSVWIAALLLRAGVRGEGAGGVNPQHLLSLAAGALLATAFMHLLPEAFESGIEPGLLFGVLLFGLVFFFLLDKAELWHHGHEHHHGEAPDAHAGHDHDHEHGHSHAHAAPRKSGGWAVLTGDSVHCFGDGILIASAFIADLRLGLVAALAVLAHEVPHHIGDLVVLRQSSPNPRAALIKVSLAGTMTALGGVVGWWLVDRLHGLLPYFLVLAGSSFVYVALADLIPQLQKRLPARQTALQIVWLVAGIVLVTVVSRLSHEGEDGHEHGHGAPASTQADGKARH